The sequence tgtccccgccgtcgcggtactctcaatgacagactaacaagtatagagctgagtggctctataatcaggtataataaGGTATGGTATGAGAACaacctcctgatgcgatggctcagcatgctacataccatggcaccTTCAGACTGAGCAGTGATTTTTACTGTGATAGGTTCAAGGTACccattcattttcattttcatccATATCATATGTATACTCGTACCTTTATGTTTAGAGTTGTATCGCTCACGTCCGTATATTTTCTTGGAAACCCCATTCGGAGGGGCAATTGCAGGTTTCCTAAATTCAGGGACTAGTGTATAGTTGGAGACCAGGGAGTTTTGGACTCATTTGGTGCCAACAGAGTTAGTTATGATTGACCCTCTTGTGCATTGGGGTTTtctattgggttgtatattattttggattgcaGTTATTTACCAATTGTATTATTACGGGTTTGTAATTGATATATGTTTTCTGCAGTAATCTCTAACTATTGttgttttaagatttaaattacatgcttaagtctctattagtaggtgattccatagTGGGTCACTACAAGCcctctcggactgaccgtcagtctctgggtgatacgCAGTACACAAACTCAAGGTAGTACCCAAAGCTCGCCGAAGCTACACCAAAACCGTAAGGTGAACATCGGATCTCTATTGTTGAATATGCTCAAAGGAACTCCATGAAATCGCACGATCTCCTGGATTTATAACTTCTCCATGCGATCAAAAGTGAAATTGCGGTTGTACGTAAGAAAATGAGCATATTTGGACAACTtgtccacgacaacccaaatagcatcacactgtCTCGAGGAAATCGGTAAGTGAGTGACAAAATCTACAAATCTCTAAAGGTGTCTtaggacgcgaccaattcaataTAGATTTGGTCTTACTCTGGTCCACTGATACATCCTCCtaagaaatgacatgaccaaagAATACCACTTGATCAATCCAAAACTCGCATTACTGAAGTTGCCATATAACTGATTCTGACAGGGAATCTGCAGTACAGGAATCAAGTGATGTGCATGCTTGTCAATAATTCTTTAGTAgaccaaaatgtcatcaataaaACCATGACAAAATTGTCCAGATAATTGCGGAAGAATCTGTTCATCAAGTCCATGAACACTACAGGTGCGTTTGTTagtccaaaaggcatcactaaaaactcatagTCACCATACCTGGTACAAAATGTTTTCTTTGAAACATCAGAATATTAAACACGCAACTAATGATACCTTgacctcaagtcaatcttggaatacacaaaGGTACCCTGAATTtggtcgaacaaatcatcaatacactacaaaggatacttgttcttaaccATCGCTTGGTTCAACTGTCTATAGTCAATACAAAAACTCATGGAACCATCCTTATTCTTGACGAAAAGCACTGGCGCTCCCCAAGGTAAAACGCTCGATCGTatatatcccttatccaacAAATCCTGAAACTACTACTCAAACTCCCACATCACTGATgttgccagacgataaggtacACGAGAAATCGCTGTCGTCTCGGGCACAAGCTCGATCACGAACTCGAATTTTCAAACTGGAGAAAACCTTGTAATCTCATCCGTAAAAACATCTCGGTACTTGCAAACTAGTGGTAACTCCTCAACAACTCTGCTATCTGTGAATGTATCAATTGCATAGATAAGATAGCCTTCTTCACCTGCCTCTAAAGCCTGAGAAGCCTTCAGAGCTGATACTAGAGGCATAAGGGGTCGCGCTCCcccaccatagaaaaaccaaataCCGCCCTCAACCAGACAAAATTGAACAAACttttgataacaatccacaataGCTCGATAAGAGGTCAAAACATCGATatccaaaatacagtcaaaatcctctATCGCTAGAATCATAAGATGAGCTGATAACTCAGAGCCCTCAAACTCTAAAGAACAACCCAAGACTAAACTCTTGGCCAAAGCTGAATGACCTATTAGGGTAGATACATAAATTACTACGTCTAGAGATATGTACGTTAATCTATGGCGCTTAACAAAACGTGTTGAAACGAAtgaatgcgatgcaccagtaTATATGAGAACAAAAGCATGAACTCCATACAAAATAAATGTTCTTGCGATAACCTCCTCATTCTCCTTCTGAACCTGATCTTAGCTCCGCGCAAAAACTTATCTGGTAATATGTGGCCTTTGGTTGGTGCTCCCTATCGACAGTCCAAATGGTCTCTATGGAACCGATGCTTGAGAACCCAAGCCAGATGCTGATACTCCACTAGTCTGCTGGCAATCCCTTTTCATGTGACCCATCTgaccacaacggaaacaagcagCGCCTGATCCACGACATTTATCATTAGTATGACATCCCCCACACATCACGCACTGAGCTCTCTTCTTCTCAAAGTGGAACATACCTCCACCAGAACTTGAACCTGAACCAAAAGAAGAAGACGTACCaagtgtagtaacccgtatccagaattaacgattaatgagtatattaatcgtgtaatcatgtttagattaattaaaacatgattaaggaaattccaaatgggttaacggagtccaaaaatgaattcagaacactcgaaaatagccgggaaggtcccaaggatccggagggttcggaagctccgaaccaagtcaggaggctccgaactggatcggaggatctgaactcaagatcggaggctccgaagtggatcggaagctcc comes from Henckelia pumila isolate YLH828 chromosome 4, ASM3356847v2, whole genome shotgun sequence and encodes:
- the LOC140861422 gene encoding uncharacterized protein encodes the protein MERCGYESHGSVGGRRGDDEERDHPRRHSHHRDDSHRFELHGFVQMDSNPLKGSSSSGGGMFHFEKKRAQCVMCGGCHTNDKCRGSGAACFRCGQMGHMKRDCQQTSGVSASGLGSQASVQKENEEVIARTFILYGVHAFVLIYTGASHSFVSTRFVKRHRLTYISLDVVIYVSTLIGHSALAKSLVLGCSLEFEGSELSAHLMILAIEDFDCILDIDVLTSYRAIVDCYQKFVQFCLVEGGIWFFYGGGARPLMPLVSALKASQALEAGEEGYLIYAIDTFTDSRVVEELPLVCKYRDVFTDEITRFSPV